From the Quercus lobata isolate SW786 chromosome 6, ValleyOak3.0 Primary Assembly, whole genome shotgun sequence genome, one window contains:
- the LOC115994208 gene encoding uncharacterized protein LOC115994208, whose protein sequence is MGRAKINMKLISNEKSRMVTYSKRKKGLKKKAYELSTLCGVDVCMIVYGPIQKDNSNELAIWPENQEKVEKIINKYKGTSTGTRKKETLSLSDYFIQRKKNIEKEISRVRMESFKAMYSTWIEGLNSFSDAQKEVLLGLLDSKIDEVQRKINVIRGRNYLINDAALGTASSSNFGSIRSDFSYTQGMIQRSVAPKIINQQPISYVKVKPLENQLPMTWGERLNNFSDAQRAVLRGILDNKIDEVQRNIDVLNGGSYMINDAASGLTSSSNFGSIPTDFSYTQGMLQRNVETSPINQQPISYVKPLDYQFPSCYSSDQSLFPLLPFDHLNPMANPMEVKGVDYSQFGGMCSGIQYTPSNDQICYDPTVGMVDNVMVNNSRVPAMHYHNPAMQQMVAYGQQPMMQTFSSQIEGSPVDEFYNINEFEMKNKMERF, encoded by the coding sequence ATGGGGCGTGCAAAAATAAACATGAAACTCATCAGCAACGAGAAGTCTCGTATGGTAACCTATAGTAAGAGAAAAAAGGGTTTGAAAAAGAAGGCCTATGAGCTTTCCACTCTTTGTGGTGTCGATGTGTGCATGATCGTCTATGGACCCATACAGAAGGACAATTCTAATGAGCTAGCAATCTGGCctgaaaatcaagaaaaagtCGAGAAAATAATCAACAAATACAAGGGCACGAGTACAGGTACACGTAAGAAAGAAACTCTTAGCTTATCTGACTATTTCATTCAACGGAAGAAGAATATTGAGAAGGAGATCTCAAGAGTGCGTATGGAAAGCTTCAAAGCCATGTATTCGACATGGATTGAAGGTCTAAATAGTTTTTCAGATGCACAAAAAGAAGTACTTCTTGGGTTATTGGACTCTAAGATCGATGAAgtacaaagaaaaattaatgttaTAAGAGGACGTAATTATTTGATTAATGATGCAGCATTAGGAACAGCTAGCAGCTCCAACTTTGGATCAATCCGAAGTGATTTTTCTTACACTCAAGGCATGATTCAAAGGAGTGTAGCACCAAAGATTATCAACCAACAGCCTATATCTTATGTAAAGGTAAAGCCACTAGAAAACCAGTTGCCTATGACATGGGGTGAGCGTCTCAATAATTTTTCGGATGCACAAAGAGCAGTACTTCGTGGTATATTGGACAATAAGATTGATGAAGTACAGAGAAACATTGATGTTTTAAATGGAGGTAGTTACATGATAAATGATGCAGCGTCAGGATTAACCAGTAGCTCCAACTTTGGATCAATCCCAACCGATTTTTCTTACACTCAAGGCATGCTTCAAAGGAATGTGGAAACGAGTCCTATTAACCAACAGCCTATATCTTATGTGAAGCCACTGGATTACCAATTCCCTTCTTGCTATTCATCTGATCAAAGTCTTTTCCCTTTACTTCCATTTGATCATCTTAATCCTATGGCCAATCCAATGGAGGTGAAGGGTGTGGATTATTCTCAATTTGGAGGCATGTGTAGTGGCATACAATATACTCCATCAAATGATCAAATTTGTTATGATCCAACAGTTGGGATGGTGGACAATGTGATGGTGAACAACTCTAGGGTGCCTGCAATGCACTACCACAATCCTGCTATGCAGCAAATGGTGGCCTATGGACAGCAACCCATGATGCAAactttttcttctcaaattgAGGGTTCTCCAGTGGATGAGTTCTACAACATCAATGAGTTTGAAATGAAGAACAAGATGGAAAGGTTTTAG